The Deinococcus carri genome contains a region encoding:
- the abc-f gene encoding ribosomal protection-like ABC-F family protein, producing the protein MLVAVQDVTKEYGPLTVLSDLTFAVQPGDRVGLVGRNGAGKSTLLGLLTGEVLPDGGTVRRAPGVRARALRQDPTFPAGATVDSVLDAAFHDLDALEAELAAAAEAMGSGTPESVLHHEEVLEHYVRRGGFERRSRKEAVTLAFGFRGREQDPVAGLSGGERTRLGLAALLVENPDVLLLDEPTNHLDIVMVEWLEGFLSRYPGAVLVISHDRAFLDAVTNETAYLRGGGLSVYKGGYTTFRETLDAELEQQAARAEQDAKQIASLQASADRMKVWGLGMSKLARRAKAMQARVDRMQARATAAPPPEERTTRITFHAPESGDVVLDARHLTKTLAGRTLFRDVNVQLRRGDRVAIIGRNGAGKTTLLRALLGLIPSDDPRARVLTGARVSVGYYDQALRGVDPAETLYDVAREYVQKDHEAHTLLGTFMFPFDQHDKPARILSGGERARLALLKLAQEDHNLLVLDEPTNHLDMEMVEALEDALGHYTGTLLMVSHDRAFIEGLADRIWLIEDGQFYEYPGWEDYKAKHRPAPPEEVKAEAKPAPKPAAPKGKGLWHLKREVEAIEADIARLEAELMDAQVALASAAPDADFVTLGQAAHDLEAQLTAKMEAWGEKQAEVEARGG; encoded by the coding sequence GTGCTTGTCGCCGTTCAGGACGTTACCAAGGAGTACGGACCGCTCACCGTCCTGTCGGACCTCACCTTTGCCGTGCAACCCGGCGACCGTGTCGGGCTGGTCGGCCGCAACGGGGCAGGCAAGAGTACGCTGCTGGGGCTGCTGACCGGCGAGGTGCTGCCGGACGGCGGAACGGTGCGCCGCGCCCCCGGTGTCCGTGCCCGCGCGCTGAGGCAGGACCCCACCTTCCCCGCAGGTGCGACCGTGGACAGCGTGCTGGACGCCGCCTTCCACGACCTCGACGCGCTGGAGGCCGAACTCGCGGCGGCGGCCGAGGCGATGGGCAGCGGCACCCCCGAGAGCGTGCTGCACCACGAGGAAGTGCTGGAACACTACGTGCGCCGCGGCGGCTTCGAGCGCCGCAGCCGCAAGGAGGCCGTGACGCTGGCCTTCGGCTTCCGGGGCCGCGAGCAGGACCCTGTCGCGGGCCTCTCGGGCGGCGAGCGCACCCGCCTGGGCCTGGCCGCGCTGCTCGTCGAGAACCCTGACGTGCTGCTGCTCGACGAGCCGACCAACCACCTCGACATCGTGATGGTGGAGTGGCTGGAAGGCTTCCTGAGCCGCTATCCCGGCGCGGTGCTGGTCATCAGCCACGACCGCGCCTTTCTGGACGCCGTGACGAACGAGACGGCCTACCTGCGCGGAGGCGGCCTGAGCGTCTACAAGGGCGGCTACACCACCTTCCGCGAGACGCTCGACGCCGAACTCGAACAGCAGGCCGCCCGTGCCGAGCAGGACGCCAAGCAAATTGCCAGCCTGCAAGCCAGCGCCGACCGCATGAAGGTCTGGGGCCTGGGCATGAGCAAGCTCGCCCGCCGGGCCAAGGCCATGCAGGCCCGCGTGGACCGGATGCAGGCCCGCGCGACCGCCGCCCCCCCACCCGAGGAACGCACCACCCGTATCACCTTCCATGCCCCCGAGAGCGGCGACGTGGTGCTGGACGCCCGGCACCTCACCAAGACGCTCGCCGGGCGGACCCTCTTCCGTGACGTGAACGTGCAACTGCGCCGGGGCGACCGGGTGGCGATCATCGGGCGCAACGGGGCGGGGAAGACCACGCTGCTGCGTGCCCTGCTGGGCCTGATTCCCAGCGATGACCCCCGCGCCCGCGTGCTCACCGGGGCGCGCGTCAGCGTGGGCTACTACGACCAGGCCCTGCGTGGCGTGGACCCCGCTGAAACCCTCTACGACGTGGCGCGCGAGTACGTGCAGAAGGACCACGAGGCCCACACCCTGCTGGGCACCTTCATGTTCCCCTTCGACCAGCACGACAAGCCCGCCCGCATCCTCTCGGGCGGCGAGCGCGCCCGCCTCGCGCTGCTCAAGCTCGCGCAGGAGGATCACAACCTGCTGGTGCTGGACGAGCCGACCAACCACCTCGACATGGAGATGGTGGAGGCGCTGGAAGACGCGCTGGGTCACTACACCGGCACCCTGCTGATGGTCAGCCACGACCGCGCCTTTATCGAGGGCCTGGCCGACCGCATCTGGCTGATCGAGGACGGCCAGTTCTACGAGTATCCCGGCTGGGAGGACTACAAGGCCAAACACCGCCCCGCGCCGCCGGAAGAGGTGAAGGCCGAGGCCAAACCTGCCCCGAAACCCGCCGCCCCCAAGGGCAAGGGCCTGTGGCATCTCAAGCGCGAGGTGGAGGCCATCGAGGCCGACATTGCCCGCCTGGAGGCCGAACTCATGGACGCCCAGGTGGCCCTCGCCAGCGCCGCGCCCGACGCCGATTTCGTGACGCTGGGCCAGGCGGCGCATGACCTCGAAGCGCAACTCACGGCAAAGATGGAAGCCTGGGGCGAGAAACAGGCCGAGGTGGAGGCGCGGGGGGGGTAA
- a CDS encoding erythromycin esterase family protein, whose product MTQRTHPEAALLQALREAARPLTGASSDYDELLDRIGDARFVLIGEASHGTHEFYRERARLTRRLIEEKGFTAVAVEADWPDAYRVNRYVRGQGEDESALEALRDFQRFPKWMWRNEDVQGFVEWLRDHNERHPDAPAGFYGVDLYSLHRSMNAVVEYLEEVDPEAAQRARKRYACFDQFGENPQAYGYATEYGRREPCEDAAVQQLLELQRREAELSQGPLGEDERFYAEQNARLAKNAENYYRSMFRGRDESWNIRDSHMAETLEALAGHGESQGRPQKIVVWEHNSHLGDARASEMGWLRGELNVGQLVRERWPEETFIIGQSTHHGTVTASDDWDEPARTKRVRPGLPGSVEDLLHEVGGGDFWLDLRGQNAGTDGLRDERLQRFIGVIYRPETERWSHYVHTRLSDMYDALLYFDETSAVVPLDGTAGNEQEGEVPDTFPTGE is encoded by the coding sequence ATGACCCAGCGTACCCACCCCGAAGCTGCCCTTCTTCAGGCCCTGCGTGAGGCGGCCCGCCCCCTGACCGGGGCATCGAGCGACTACGACGAACTGCTGGACCGCATCGGGGACGCACGCTTCGTGCTGATCGGCGAGGCCTCGCACGGCACCCACGAGTTCTACCGCGAGCGGGCACGGCTGACCCGGCGGCTGATCGAGGAAAAGGGCTTCACGGCGGTCGCAGTGGAGGCCGACTGGCCCGACGCCTACCGCGTGAACCGCTACGTGCGCGGCCAGGGCGAGGACGAGAGTGCCCTGGAAGCCTTGCGCGATTTCCAGCGCTTCCCGAAGTGGATGTGGCGCAACGAGGACGTGCAGGGGTTCGTGGAGTGGCTGCGCGACCACAACGAGCGGCATCCGGACGCCCCGGCGGGGTTCTACGGCGTGGACCTCTACAGCCTGCACCGCTCGATGAACGCGGTGGTCGAGTATCTGGAAGAGGTGGACCCGGAGGCAGCGCAGCGGGCCAGGAAGCGCTACGCCTGCTTCGACCAGTTCGGGGAAAACCCGCAGGCCTACGGCTACGCCACCGAATACGGCCGCCGGGAACCCTGCGAGGACGCCGCCGTGCAGCAGCTCCTCGAACTCCAGCGGCGCGAGGCGGAATTGAGCCAGGGGCCGCTGGGCGAGGACGAACGCTTCTACGCCGAGCAGAACGCGCGCCTGGCGAAGAACGCCGAGAATTACTACCGGTCGATGTTCCGGGGCCGCGACGAGTCCTGGAATATCCGCGATTCTCATATGGCCGAGACGCTCGAAGCTCTGGCCGGGCACGGCGAGAGCCAGGGCCGCCCGCAGAAAATCGTGGTCTGGGAACACAACTCGCACCTGGGGGACGCCCGCGCCAGCGAGATGGGCTGGCTGCGCGGCGAACTCAATGTGGGGCAGCTCGTGCGCGAGCGCTGGCCGGAGGAGACGTTCATCATCGGCCAGAGCACACACCACGGCACTGTCACCGCCTCGGACGACTGGGACGAACCCGCCCGCACCAAGCGCGTGCGCCCCGGCCTCCCCGGCAGCGTCGAGGACCTGTTGCACGAGGTCGGAGGGGGTGACTTCTGGCTCGACCTGCGAGGGCAGAACGCCGGGACGGATGGCCTGCGCGACGAGCGTCTGCAACGCTTCATCGGCGTCATCTACCGCCCGGAAACCGAGCGCTGGAGCCACTACGTCCACACCCGCCTGAGCGACATGTACGACGCCCTGCTCTACTTCGACGAGACGAGCGCGGTGGTGCCGCTGGACGGAACGGCGGGGAATGAGCAGGAGGGAGAGGTGCCCGACACCTTCCCGACGGGGGAGTGA